TCTTTCATCGATGACGTCTCTTTCCAAAAATGACCATTGGGAGTATACTTACCATTAATAGTTAGAATATTATAACATTACATTTCCTCTGCAAGAATATATGAACGGATTCATCGAATGTTTCCAGTCCTTCCTATTCCCTCCCACTCGGGCAAACAAACGAAAGTTGAGGTGTTCGCATGAAGAGGCTTCTGTTTTCCTCAGTAGTCCTGGCATTGGGACTGATTGGCTGTACGCCTGAACCCCTTATTGACGATGAGACCAGTCAAATACCACCGGTATATTCGGAACCGTTCAGTCCTGATATGGAGGTCGTCGAAGTATACACGGATGCAATGCAGCGAAATGGTCAGTTCCCCGCTGAAGTAATCGTAGAGATGGGAAATTACGATAAAAATGAACTTTCGAGAGGGGAGCTGGTTTATCTTGTCATCCCTGAAGGACAAGAAGATCGCTACAGCAACGGAAATGATGGCGGTATGATTGTGCGGATCATTGCTATGCCGGGGGAAGAAATAGCCGTAGATGATGGCCGGGTAATCATTAATGGAGCTGAGCTTGACGCTTTCTACGGCCATGAATACTACTGGGCGGGCGGCAGTGAAGCTGAAAAAGTGACCGAATCTGCACTGCCTGAATTTCAAGTACCAGACGGGCATTACGCCTTATCAGGCGATAACTGGTGGAGAAGCCCGGTTAATCTTTCGACTTCTGCAATTCCTGCAGAATTCATCGAAGGAAAGGTGATTGGCCAACCGGAATGACCATCTTTATTGCTTAAACGCCGGACTGAGGATATAGAATCTCGGGTAAACAATCACTGAGGAACGACGCAAATCAGAAAGAGGTGTTTTCCCTTGTACTTGTACGATGTCATTATTACATTTATTTTATCCATCGTCATTTTCCTGCTGATCGGGTTCGGCGCGAGTCTCTTACTCAAACTGACAAGCCGAAAACATATGATGGGCATGACATTTGTCGCTGTTATTTTCGCGCTTTTAGTAGCGTTTATTTTTACGATTTGACTAGCGACTAGAAGCGCTGTTCCAGCAATCGGAACAGCGCTTCTATTTTTTATTTGTATAATGGATTACCATTACCCGGCAATTCTGTGTCCCGGCAGGCTGCCATTCCGGATCTTTCACATCAAACGCATTGGGCAGTCTTACATATCCGACCCATTCTGCATGAGATGCACCGAACATGAAGAAATTCTTTTGTGCCTGGCGCAACGAAACGCTGTTTGCGCCTTCTTCACTAGCCGGATCCCGGAATTGAGTCCCATCATCTTCCCAAAAACAGATCTTACAGATATCAAATGTATCGGTCGGTTCTTCGTGCAGCGTTTTATAACCGCAGCATGGACAAGTATATTTCATATAAATCACCAGTCCTTTCTGGAATTCACTGTTCCATCTGGTACAGTTATTTTACGAGCGTCTTCATCTTCACAGCTAAGATATGAATTGTTTGTTTGCAGTATACATCAGTACAAGAAAAACTCTTGGCTTTCCGAC
Above is a genomic segment from Planococcus lenghuensis containing:
- a CDS encoding CPCC family cysteine-rich protein, yielding MKYTCPCCGYKTLHEEPTDTFDICKICFWEDDGTQFRDPASEEGANSVSLRQAQKNFFMFGASHAEWVGYVRLPNAFDVKDPEWQPAGTQNCRVMVIHYTNKK
- a CDS encoding S26 family signal peptidase codes for the protein MKRLLFSSVVLALGLIGCTPEPLIDDETSQIPPVYSEPFSPDMEVVEVYTDAMQRNGQFPAEVIVEMGNYDKNELSRGELVYLVIPEGQEDRYSNGNDGGMIVRIIAMPGEEIAVDDGRVIINGAELDAFYGHEYYWAGGSEAEKVTESALPEFQVPDGHYALSGDNWWRSPVNLSTSAIPAEFIEGKVIGQPE